From one Streptomyces mobaraensis genomic stretch:
- a CDS encoding molybdopterin molybdotransferase MoeA — protein MGIGNGNGADTANGKGNAAEDRPAGADEKADGDGKARGDAKTGADAKPGPDADAARRPTAASEHEPRRHPDRSRPTTTAPRRPMPWATAGGVAAGAAEPLPALAAPLADAVGRTLAAPLTALTDLPSFDTSAMDGWAVAGPGPWRLPEDADQGILAGHTGDEALRDGHAVPIATGARIPAGATAVLRTEHGRASGDELHATRRTAQGQDIRPRGQECRRDDELLPAGTLITPAVLGLAAAAGHDELPVTARPRVLIVVLGDELVHEGLPEDGRIRDALGPMLAPWLRSLGAEAVDTVCLGDDADALHDALAATDADLVITTGGTASGPRDHLHPTLRRLDAEMLVDGVAVRPGHPMLLARLTPERHLVGLPGNPLAAVAGLLTLAEPLLRGLSGRAAPSLRRAVLTGPVPSHPSDTRLVPVVLRGGDGARPLRFHGPAMLRGLAAADAIAVIPPGGNTARGRVALLDLPWTTTGGGFG, from the coding sequence ATCGGAATCGGAAACGGGAACGGAGCGGACACCGCGAACGGCAAGGGGAATGCGGCCGAAGACCGCCCCGCCGGTGCAGACGAGAAGGCCGACGGCGACGGGAAGGCGCGCGGCGACGCGAAGACCGGCGCAGACGCGAAGCCCGGCCCAGACGCCGACGCCGCCCGCAGGCCGACGGCCGCGAGCGAGCACGAACCCCGTCGGCACCCCGACCGCAGTCGCCCCACGACAACGGCCCCCCGCCGTCCCATGCCCTGGGCCACGGCCGGCGGTGTCGCGGCCGGGGCCGCCGAGCCCCTGCCCGCCCTCGCCGCCCCCTTGGCGGACGCGGTCGGCCGGACGCTCGCCGCGCCGCTCACCGCGCTGACGGACCTGCCGTCGTTCGACACCTCGGCGATGGACGGCTGGGCGGTCGCGGGCCCGGGGCCGTGGCGCCTGCCGGAGGACGCGGACCAGGGCATCCTCGCGGGCCACACCGGCGACGAGGCGCTGCGCGACGGACACGCCGTGCCGATCGCGACGGGCGCCCGCATACCGGCCGGTGCCACGGCCGTGCTGCGCACCGAACACGGCCGGGCGAGCGGCGACGAACTGCACGCCACCCGCCGGACCGCCCAGGGCCAGGACATCCGCCCGCGCGGCCAGGAGTGCCGCCGCGACGACGAACTCCTGCCTGCGGGCACGCTGATCACCCCGGCCGTCCTCGGCCTGGCCGCCGCCGCGGGCCACGACGAGCTGCCCGTGACCGCCCGGCCGCGCGTGCTGATCGTCGTCCTCGGGGACGAACTCGTCCACGAGGGGCTGCCGGAGGACGGCCGCATCAGGGATGCGCTCGGGCCGATGCTCGCCCCCTGGCTGCGTTCCCTGGGGGCCGAGGCGGTGGACACCGTGTGCCTGGGCGACGACGCCGACGCGCTGCACGACGCGCTCGCCGCGACCGACGCCGACCTGGTGATCACCACCGGCGGTACGGCGTCCGGCCCGCGCGACCACCTGCACCCCACCCTGCGCCGCCTCGACGCGGAAATGCTGGTCGACGGCGTCGCCGTCCGCCCCGGGCACCCCATGCTGCTCGCCCGCCTCACCCCCGAGCGGCACCTCGTCGGCCTGCCCGGCAACCCGCTGGCGGCGGTCGCGGGCCTGCTCACCCTCGCCGAGCCCTTGCTCCGCGGCCTCTCCGGCCGCGCCGCGCCGTCCCTGCGCCGCGCCGTGCTCACCGGACCCGTACCGAGCCACCCGTCCGACACCCGCCTGGTGCCGGTCGTGCTGCGCGGCGGCGACGGGGCGCGCCCGCTGCGCTTCCACGGCCCGGCGATGCTGCGCGGCCTGGCCGCGGCCGACGCCATCGCGGTGATCCCGCCGGGCGGGAACACGGCGCGGGGCCGGGTGGCCCTCCTGGACCTGCCGTGGACGACGACCGGCGGCGGCTTCGGCTGA